Proteins encoded together in one Deinococcus radiopugnans ATCC 19172 window:
- a CDS encoding YkgJ family cysteine cluster protein, which yields MDRFAAPPDSPPRSALIRDCTGCGACCAAPDIHALNKPLGVACAHLAADCRCQIYAARPSVCRNYQADWVCGEVAFLPTLEARVARFLEIYGLESAASSSRRPVDSPI from the coding sequence CTGGACCGCTTCGCCGCGCCGCCCGACTCCCCGCCGCGTTCGGCCCTGATTCGGGACTGCACCGGCTGCGGCGCGTGCTGCGCGGCCCCCGATATCCACGCCCTGAACAAGCCGCTGGGCGTGGCCTGCGCGCATCTGGCCGCCGACTGCCGCTGCCAGATCTACGCGGCCCGCCCGTCCGTCTGCCGCAATTATCAGGCGGACTGGGTCTGCGGGGAAGTTGCGTTTTTGCCTACTCTGGAGGCACGGGTGGCGCGGTTTCTGGAGATTTACGGGCTGGAGAGTGCCGCGTCCAGTTCTCGCCGACCTGTGGACAGCCCTATCTAA
- a CDS encoding acyl-ACP desaturase, translating to MAEILPPNMLSERPQTPAGLLSSREKDRLIERGFLGLYRWYTARSQETRNWNADRSFDWKALSKDLPPEIVTVTQGFFAVEQYAPDFTSSLLNLVRRSHGRSHFQLRWGSEEEKHADAWENAVLFSGKRTPQWIAEYKERLKSQTWELPFPDAIHNLVYTVFQERATQLNYLNMMKIAQGKSDKPHLAGFSDPVLAKVAQTIAVDEAAHYNFFLEGVRMYLYYYPQRTLEAIKNVIGQFSMPASMLVPDWKEFSETVYHAGIYGPRDFNRDVMQVAFRNLGIESRKALEEGIRKTREVPDFDGHNHQTTAIFDTFDYGMVEGDVKRLHLKIQDYEKEIGFDEVDPTEFVENPAVPRTGSKSGGQAADD from the coding sequence ATGGCCGAGATTCTGCCCCCCAACATGCTGAGCGAGCGCCCCCAGACCCCGGCGGGCCTGCTGAGCAGCCGCGAAAAAGACCGACTGATCGAGCGCGGTTTTCTGGGCCTGTACCGCTGGTACACCGCCCGCAGCCAGGAAACGCGCAACTGGAACGCGGACCGCAGCTTCGACTGGAAGGCGCTGAGCAAGGACCTGCCGCCCGAGATCGTGACCGTCACCCAGGGCTTTTTTGCCGTCGAGCAGTACGCCCCCGACTTCACCAGCAGCCTGCTGAATCTGGTGCGCCGCAGCCACGGCCGCAGCCACTTTCAGCTCAGGTGGGGCAGCGAGGAAGAGAAGCATGCCGACGCCTGGGAAAACGCCGTACTGTTCAGCGGCAAACGTACCCCGCAGTGGATTGCCGAGTACAAGGAACGTCTGAAATCCCAGACCTGGGAACTGCCCTTTCCCGACGCCATCCACAATCTGGTGTACACCGTGTTTCAGGAACGCGCCACGCAGCTGAACTACCTGAACATGATGAAAATCGCGCAGGGCAAGAGCGACAAGCCGCATCTGGCGGGCTTCTCGGACCCGGTGCTGGCCAAAGTCGCGCAGACGATTGCGGTGGACGAGGCCGCGCACTACAACTTCTTCCTGGAAGGCGTGCGGATGTATCTGTACTACTACCCGCAGCGCACGCTGGAAGCCATCAAGAACGTGATCGGCCAGTTCTCTATGCCCGCGTCCATGCTGGTCCCGGACTGGAAGGAGTTCTCGGAAACGGTGTACCACGCCGGCATCTACGGCCCGCGCGACTTCAACCGCGACGTGATGCAGGTGGCCTTCCGCAACCTGGGCATCGAGAGCCGCAAGGCGCTGGAAGAGGGCATCCGGAAGACCCGCGAGGTGCCGGACTTCGACGGGCACAACCACCAGACCACGGCCATCTTCGACACTTTCGACTACGGGATGGTGGAGGGCGATGTCAAGCGGCTGCACCTGAAAATTCAGGATTACGAGAAGGAGATCGGCTTCGACGAGGTGGACCCCACCGAGTTCGTGGAGAACCCGGCGGTGCCGAGGACGGGCTCCAAGAGCGGTGGACAGGCAGCCGACGACTGA
- a CDS encoding pyridoxal phosphate-dependent aminotransferase, which translates to MTSNPSVAGAPVGVRPAVLAVPAYPFSPIQVPIKLDQNENPYDFPAELKARAAERMLAQPWNRYPDLHADTLAAKIAEYEGWDARGVVVTPGSNVLIKLLTELAGIEQTVLTVDPTFSVYTLEAKMLGARLVQVPLNPDFSLPVDRLKVELQRQRPGVLYITQPHAPTGHVEDMDRVRELMDAAGEWVVVLDEAYYQYSDTDGRDLVRRHPNALSLRTFSKAWGLAGLRAGYALAGADLAMQLQKLVPAFNINVLTQAALEVALENPGYVRQRVAEGVAERERVLAALADHPTCQAMPSRANFFLLRTPDAEVAYRHLIDHGIVTRRQDRLTGLEGCLRVGIGTPAENDTLIEAVRALK; encoded by the coding sequence ATGACCTCCAACCCTTCTGTCGCAGGCGCGCCTGTGGGCGTGCGGCCCGCTGTTCTGGCCGTCCCGGCGTATCCCTTCAGTCCCATTCAGGTGCCGATCAAGCTCGACCAGAACGAGAACCCCTACGACTTTCCCGCCGAGCTGAAGGCCCGGGCCGCCGAGCGCATGCTGGCGCAGCCCTGGAACCGCTATCCGGACCTGCACGCCGACACCCTGGCCGCGAAGATTGCCGAATACGAGGGCTGGGACGCACGCGGCGTGGTGGTCACCCCCGGCAGCAACGTGCTGATCAAGCTGCTGACCGAACTGGCGGGCATCGAGCAGACCGTGCTGACCGTCGATCCCACCTTCAGCGTCTACACCCTGGAGGCCAAGATGCTGGGTGCCAGGCTGGTCCAGGTGCCGCTGAACCCGGACTTTTCCCTGCCGGTGGACCGCCTGAAAGTCGAACTCCAGCGCCAGCGCCCCGGCGTGCTGTACATCACCCAGCCGCACGCGCCGACCGGCCATGTGGAAGACATGGACCGCGTGCGCGAGCTGATGGACGCCGCCGGGGAGTGGGTGGTGGTGCTGGACGAGGCGTACTACCAGTACAGCGACACCGATGGCCGCGATCTGGTGCGCCGGCACCCCAATGCCCTGAGCCTGCGGACCTTCTCCAAGGCCTGGGGGCTGGCCGGGCTGCGGGCCGGGTACGCGCTGGCCGGGGCCGATCTGGCCATGCAGCTTCAGAAGCTGGTTCCGGCCTTCAACATCAACGTGCTGACCCAGGCGGCGCTGGAAGTGGCTCTGGAGAATCCCGGCTATGTGCGTCAGCGTGTTGCGGAGGGCGTGGCCGAGCGGGAGCGGGTGCTGGCCGCGCTGGCGGACCACCCCACCTGTCAGGCCATGCCCAGCCGCGCCAACTTCTTCCTGCTGCGGACCCCGGACGCTGAGGTCGCGTACCGCCACCTGATCGATCACGGCATCGTGACCCGCCGCCAGGACCGCCTGACCGGGCTGGAGGGGTGCCTGCGCGTCGGCATCGGCACGCCTGCCGAGAACGACACCCTGATCGAGGCTGTACGGGCGCTGAAGTAG
- a CDS encoding asparagine synthase-related protein: protein MLAVGVWQAELDAVPQSVHQQGGLTVVLKGQVYGTDLAEVMRRYRQHGTAFPRQIDGSFSLLLLDQVQGTVLAVTDRLGTHKLYAVQDGGRVTVSTLPDHPDFSWRPYRSAGLASVLTSGMLVNHLTLYEGVQSLERASLHEFQRGGIQSCAYWQLRPPGGLDHRPEAELRQEYAELLRRSVRRRTAGLTGPVHLSLSGGHDSRGLLSLLTAAGCDVRTFSYAQGAQLARSDASMASPLAEQYGARHERVRAYRGDLVACLRRNARWGRGATNFCDEVDAWDTLASQTITDVFVGDEMHEISPFRLHDVSDSLVRCHIEPFSSLGTLAACLTPADRRELETAWSAALGQIRAQVTGYPDPYQQDFLIMAQQYLSHSLLPWRERFAGRIAAVHTPYLDAELAEFIQRLPPELLAGKRLLIGALRELDPDIYRVPLARSSGYETNWHAELIRHRAAVKEDLLSGNSRLDRVIPPQAIGAVLDSLTVSGGGRGAFHGAGLRAEVRRTLGTLRRSAIGQRLLGPVRTRRAVLSPATWLLRVLTLRIVEAEGY, encoded by the coding sequence ATGCTCGCCGTCGGCGTGTGGCAGGCCGAACTCGACGCCGTGCCGCAGAGCGTTCACCAGCAGGGTGGTCTGACCGTCGTCCTCAAGGGCCAGGTGTACGGGACTGATCTTGCGGAGGTGATGCGGCGGTACCGTCAGCACGGGACAGCCTTTCCCCGGCAGATCGACGGTTCGTTCTCGCTGTTGCTGCTCGATCAGGTGCAGGGCACCGTGCTGGCCGTGACCGACCGGCTGGGCACCCACAAGCTGTACGCCGTCCAGGATGGTGGGCGCGTGACGGTGTCCACGCTGCCGGACCATCCAGATTTTAGCTGGCGACCATATCGCTCCGCCGGTCTGGCCAGCGTCTTGACGAGCGGTATGCTCGTGAATCACCTGACCTTGTACGAGGGGGTACAGAGTCTGGAGCGCGCCAGCCTGCACGAGTTCCAGCGCGGCGGCATTCAGAGCTGTGCGTACTGGCAACTGCGGCCGCCGGGGGGCCTGGATCACCGTCCCGAAGCTGAGCTGCGGCAGGAGTACGCCGAACTGCTCCGGCGTTCGGTGCGCCGCCGGACTGCGGGTCTGACGGGGCCGGTGCACCTTTCCCTGAGTGGCGGCCACGACTCCCGCGGCCTGCTGAGCCTGCTGACCGCGGCGGGCTGTGACGTTCGTACGTTCTCGTATGCGCAGGGTGCCCAGCTCGCGCGCAGCGACGCCAGCATGGCCAGTCCGCTGGCCGAGCAGTACGGCGCGCGTCACGAGCGCGTGCGGGCCTACAGAGGTGACCTGGTGGCCTGCCTTCGCCGCAATGCACGCTGGGGGCGGGGGGCCACCAATTTTTGCGACGAGGTCGACGCCTGGGATACGCTGGCCTCCCAAACCATCACGGATGTGTTCGTGGGCGACGAGATGCATGAGATCTCGCCGTTTCGCCTGCACGACGTCTCCGATTCGCTGGTCCGGTGTCACATTGAACCGTTCAGCAGTCTGGGCACTCTAGCGGCGTGCCTGACGCCAGCCGACCGGCGTGAGCTGGAAACAGCCTGGAGCGCCGCGCTGGGACAGATCCGTGCCCAGGTCACGGGCTATCCTGACCCCTATCAGCAGGACTTCCTGATCATGGCCCAGCAGTACCTGTCCCACAGCCTGCTGCCGTGGCGCGAGCGCTTCGCGGGCCGGATCGCCGCCGTGCACACCCCATACCTGGACGCCGAACTGGCCGAGTTCATCCAGCGGCTTCCGCCCGAACTGCTGGCGGGCAAACGGCTGCTGATCGGCGCCCTGCGGGAACTGGACCCCGACATCTACCGGGTGCCGCTGGCCCGATCGTCGGGCTACGAGACGAATTGGCACGCCGAATTGATCCGGCACCGCGCCGCCGTGAAAGAGGACCTGCTGTCTGGAAACAGTCGACTGGACAGGGTCATCCCGCCGCAGGCCATCGGGGCTGTGCTCGACAGTCTGACCGTGTCCGGTGGGGGCCGGGGGGCGTTCCACGGCGCAGGGCTCAGGGCGGAGGTCCGCCGAACCCTGGGAACCCTGCGGCGCAGCGCAATCGGCCAGCGACTGCTGGGGCCGGTGAGGACCCGGCGAGCCGTTCTGAGCCCCGCCACCTGGCTGTTGCGGGTGCTGACCCTCCGCATCGTGGAGGCCGAAGGTTATTGA
- a CDS encoding peroxiredoxin — translation MSLIGQPAPDFTLPANTGETVTLSSYRGHQNVVLVFYPLDFSPVCSMQLPEYSGRQDDFAEAGAAVLGVNRDSIHAHRAWAAEYGIEVPLLSDMNLNVARQYGVAIDERGISGRAVFLIDKGGVVRFQHIEAQTGEYTVRPEAVLAKIREL, via the coding sequence ATGAGCCTCATCGGACAGCCTGCGCCGGACTTTACCCTGCCCGCCAACACCGGGGAAACCGTGACCCTTAGCAGTTACCGGGGCCACCAGAACGTGGTGCTGGTGTTCTACCCGCTGGATTTCAGCCCAGTGTGCAGCATGCAGCTTCCCGAATACTCCGGGCGACAGGACGACTTTGCCGAGGCCGGCGCGGCGGTGCTGGGCGTCAACCGCGACAGCATCCACGCCCACCGCGCCTGGGCCGCCGAGTACGGTATTGAGGTGCCGCTGCTCTCGGACATGAACCTGAACGTGGCGCGGCAGTACGGCGTCGCCATCGATGAGCGCGGCATCAGCGGGCGCGCGGTCTTTCTGATCGACAAGGGTGGCGTGGTGCGTTTTCAGCACATTGAGGCCCAGACCGGCGAGTACACCGTGCGCCCCGAAGCGGTGCTGGCAAAAATCCGGGAGTTGTAG